The Chelmon rostratus isolate fCheRos1 chromosome 9, fCheRos1.pri, whole genome shotgun sequence sequence TATTCGCTTAATCAACGCGCACAAGCGACCCTTTCCTCCTCTGAGGAGGGGAGACATGAAAGGAAACACGATGGGCAGTGGCACGGGCACAACTGACTTGGGAATGATatgacgagacatgacacttATGCGCGCAACACCCAACATGTTAAGACAACATTGAATGGTCAAAAACCTGCAATGGAGTTTGTCCGCATTGTCTCCGCTCTCCGGGCTCGGCGAAACATTATTTCAGTCGAGTAGTCTAGCGTGGTCCAGCCGCGACGCTGTGCGTAATGTTTTGAATGGTCGGTCAATGCGCAGACTGGTTCgaaatgactgtttttattgacGTCAGCGTACAGGCTAGtgctcccccctctctctcatccctaCAACTGCACCATCTAATGGACTTGGGTTTACATTCCAGTCAACCATCTACGCTTTAAACAGGAAACGGGTCTCCAATCCAAACACAACGGCTCGGAAATGCACTTTACTGTTCCAGATGCATCCAGTGGTGCTTTTCCCAAAACCTACAAGGGTCACTCATTGGGGTTACTACCCAGGCAGGACGCTCGGAGCTCCTACAAGACCCTCCACATCTTGAGAAGCTGAGGCCAGGGAGTAATATCCTCCATGTGaatcacatactgtacactgcaaaaaaagaaaaaagaaaaaaaaagacaaagaaatccaaccacatgacaaaaaaggaaagcaaaataatttaataaattatttcaaATTTATTCCAACTCCTTCAGCAGTGCCAACATAGTTTATAACCAAAGGGAAAATATTACACTATTAACACCTTCAAAAATATATAACCATCCACCCTACACAAAGATGAAATGACTCCGGCCCACCTCCTCAAGCAGAACAAGATGTTAAGCAGGCAGGTGTGTCCTATGCTGCAGCTGTGACGGTAAATGCTGAGTGAACagtcactgcatgtttttttagaGATTattcagcagaaacactgagtaGGAGATTACTGAGCAGATCATTCggtacacatactgtacaggtGACTGATTTaaacaatgacattttcacAATGACTGTCTGCGGAGCTCAACACTTGATGGAACCTGGCTGATTCGAGGCTGGTCCATTCGTTTGGTGCATTTTGTCTTCTTAGACCACGCATTTACACTGGGTGGAACAGGAGCAATGACACTGGCATCCCTCCTGCACTTCATCTTTGGAACAGTCAGTCATCTGCTGATCAGCTGCCAAACTCATTAGACAAAGTTACTGAACGTCAAATGTGGAGAGCATCAAAGttcaaagagagaaatgaagtgaaagagagaTGCCACTGCCGGTTATGTAATTTCTGGTCTTGTAAAGATTAGCCACTAGTTCCAGCCGCTCATTAAGTGCTACTATATTTAACATCAATTCACTCCTCAACTCTATCatacaaatcaaatcaaaagtcTGAGTAACACTTTTAATCTGCATATTTACCTGTTATAGCAATAAAATCTATTAATCATAAATTCTGTCTTCAATAGACAACCTGCAGCAGTGTCGTGCCACCTTCAGTTTCTCAGCTTttgcattaaaagaaaaaaaaaaatctaacattGTCTAGCAATTAAATAAGTCTTGTTTGAATATGTAGCTCTGGGGTTATCTTTGTACTAATGAAGGAAACACTATCAACGTGGTTCAAGCATAACATTGAGGTACAAGTCTAGTAAATGATACTGGTCCTGTCcgtgattttgtttttgaagcagTCATGATTTCAAAccaatgaaaacacattcaagGAGGAATGTGACTTCAAGCCGACAACCATAAGACTAAACTgtcatagctgtgtgtgtgtgtgtgtgtgtgtgacctgcagCAGAGATTCAAATTTCTCTTAAAATTCAAGGCGACTAACGACTTTCGTCTttcaccagaaacacacacactcgaatGTGAAAGTGGATCTCTGGCAGGCTGAATTCTCAGCATGGCTAACTGAAGCTcaagcaacacaaagaaagcaTGATCACTGCCCAAAGGTTGTGGACTATTCTACAGTAAGACTTGTTGACTTGTGCAGAGACGGAGGTTTGTGTTGCAGTGGTCAGGATGAGAGGCAGATTGTGGAGGCAGGCTTGGCCCTTTCACGTTTTCCTCTTGCAGGTTCTTCTTGTTAGAGACGGATGTTCCCTCAGCAGAGACCCGTCAGGTATTATAGTATCTCCAAGTCAACATGACGAACCTCTGGGTTACGTTGCtacagaggaacaaaagaggGTTACATTCAAATCTGTCCTGCAAAACTGCCTTTGCTATACAGATCAATACTGATAAATAAACTTAGGAAATTAGCCCTGAAATGGTAAAGAAGGGAGTCTGTAGGTTTACTGTAGCATTAGCCAGACAACGATTTGGACAAGTTTAATGTTTTAGTACCTTGAGTTCTTTCTCCAAGCGGTCCACCTCAGCTCCCAGGGTGTCAATGATGTTCTCCCCGTGTTTCAGCATGAAGTTCTCCAGCTCCTCGGGGGTCTTCACCTGCTGAatgtcctgcagagagaaacaagcATGCACTTAACTATGTTAGTACACAAGCAGGTGAAGCATGCTGGATACAGCAAAAGCAGcatatttctgttgtttatcaagcacaaacaacagaaatccAGATTCCTCTTGCaagaaaaatcactttttctttgttcagaTTAAAACAAGAACAGATTAAAATTTAAACCTCTGCACACAACGAGATAATGAGGAGACTGCCCCGATGTTTTAAATCTGAAtggtattttattattaatttttaataatGATTATACTGTACTATAATGTGGCTGCTTGAATAAGTAAAATACCAATGCGTCTTCCAATGCCAACTAGCAAAGGAAACTGAGAAATGCCTGAGCATCACTGAGGTGACTTTTTCATACCTTAAATGCCCCAATAACCAGTTACCTGCTGTGTGCAGAGGGCTATTATGTTAAAAAGTGCTTCTACCAATCAAGAGGTACATAAAAAtttataatcaggaaaatgacaacattttgttcttttacaCCTCATAACTTTGACGATGGCATCAACacgaaaaataaaaatgcccTTTCATGACAACCATCTGTTTTAATGGTTCTGTGATTTGTTCCATGTATCTGTCCTTGGCGATGATTTGTtaacaacaaacacagtaaGAAAGATTCTTAAATGAGTTCAACTGCTCATAGAAGAAATGTGTATTACCTACCGTTCATCACAGCAATAAAAAGCAGAGAATGGTGAAAATTTAAAGTACAAATTAACTTACGTTGAGGATTTGGtcaatgtcttgtttttccagaTAAGACCGTGTCACCACTCGGCCATCAAAGTCAACTTCAGCCTTGAAGCGTACTTTACTCAGTCCCATATCCGTGGCCTTCACATCGTGGATGGCCCTGCTCATAATAACATGAAACATATCAGGAAGACTTCAGGTTAGGCAGGAACACACTGTTACTGGATactacacacaacacacaattgtaatgtaatgtgaaaaCTGTCTTAAGAATGTGTTAGAAGACCCAGTTCATGTTTTACAGGCGGGGAGGTGCGTGTCTCTGCTCGTTTGCTGACCTTACAGCAGGGTCGTTCTCCAGGAACTCCGTAAGCTTCTGTACACGTTCGGCCTGTATGGAGCGTCCCAGCAGGGCCTCTGTGTTAGTGTAGATGAGGAAGGCTGAGACAGTGCCCAGCAAAGTGCCCACACCAAGAGAACCTAAACTGTCATAGTACGGGCTACCTGGGAAAGGACAGGTGAAAAGAGACAAGAAATTGAAAGAAAAACTTTAGAAAACTGGGTCATTgtaaacaatgaaattaaagaCCAAAGTACAAGAACAAGAGAAAGATTGTCCTGAGAGTAATTAAGCATAGCAATAAATGAGTAATAAATCATTACTCATTAATTGCATGACTTGGGACAACAGAACAGATGGAAACTGTTTTCCCTGCTGGTGATGTATGGGAGCGTGCGAACAACGTCTCCATGTGTCTTTGTTTACCTGTGAGTGAGGTGAGCCCCATGCAGCCAGAAGCCAGGATGACTCCtaatacagcagcagcatcctccagCAGCACTACGTTAGTGCTGGGGTCTCGACTCTGCATtactgaacacacaaaacaacataagGCCTTGTTTAATACCTGAATTTTCAAGTCCACATTATCGAATTCACACCAGTTTGGGATTTAGCCACACTACATTTATATTTGCTGTCAGAGATGTGTCTTTGGCTCCCTGCTGGCTGCCTGATTTCCTACTTTTCTCCACAATATGCAAATCAACTTGACCTGAACGACACTGTGAAAATGCACCTGGtttcatttcacagtttatGTGGCTTGAAGAAACATTTAGATTTACACTTGGTCATTCTGTGTCACAAAACACAGTCATAGATGATTTCAGCACATTCAATTCATTCAGAATTAAATTTCACATGCAGTTTTATGTCAATACGGGCAATAAACTGCAATCTCATCCCTACAGATTCACGGTAATTCCAAGTGTAAACGGTGTCCAGGGCACTCCTGTTCACAAAGAATTTACATCAAATAAAGTTTTCAGTTGTACAGACCATATTCATAAAAAGAAAGTCCATTCTGGCGGGCGCTCTTCTTTATCTCATTGATGGCTACTAGTAACGTGgctgagaaaagaaacataGAAAGACATgtttcaggaaaaaaatgcacagtttATGTCGAAATATCAGCAAAGATCTACAACTTCAGTTTATAACTTACCTCCTTCAGACACCAGAGAGCCCGCCAAAATACAGTAAGCCTGCAACACAGAGACGTGACACATTGGATCCCTACTATCCTTTATGTACTTTGTATTACAGACAAAAGTCAACATTGACACTCACCCATAACAACGATTCAATGGGTTCTGGGTGTAGCAATCCCATGATGCCATGGTACCAGGAGAGACCTGCTCCCATCATAAAAATGCCCACTCCACTGATGAGGGAGGCAATGTAGCGCATGTTGGAGAAGCCATACCTGAAAAAGAGACAGGGTTTTGATCATAGCTGACAAAAATAGGACTGGTTCTGACACTACAACAACATTTAGGGCATTATTATTTTGTAAAGGATACACACATCTAACCTCTGGTGAATGATGATTACAAAAGATGAACGGTTACTTCTTCAAATTTCTAAATCTGTACCTATAGATGTCTGTTAATAGACATTGTGGAAGCAATACATTGTATGTGgtttatgtatttttactgattttatTATCAATGTCACTGTAACTGATAATTTAAGAATTCTAAGATATGGTCGCTAAAAGGAGGATTTGTTATTTAATGACAagcccaattccaaaaaagttgggaagtTTTTTGCAATCAGGGCTGTACATGATTTTCAGTACATGAACTAAATGTGCTGCTCTGCAAGATGAAAATCCTCCTCTTTAGTGTTACAATGACCTATTTTTCTTTGGGGACTGCTCACATTCCTCTCATCATCTTCTTTCTTTAACAGCATAGTAAACAGTACGGCTGCTTACGGGTGGCCAGCATCAGGGTTGCGGACAGACTGGCTGATCCCCACGGCGAGCAGAAGCTGGTTGCAGGTGTCGGCCAGAGAGTGGATGGCCTCGGAGAACATGCTAGCTGATCCAGTGTAGACCCAAGCCAGGAGCTTGAAGAAGAAATTCAGCCCATTGCTgaggacagagaaaacaagTACATGAAGAACTTGTAGGGCAATGAAACATACTGTAATTTAATGGTTAAGAGGCGCTCTGACTCAGGAGGTCTACAGATTTAAAAACTAGCTTATACTGGAGATTAAAACATAGCTCAATGACAACGTGAACGTTAAATGTAGACAAACAAATATGGCTGCAGGCTAAAGTTAAACTGAATTACATCATAGGACAACTCCCATGTTCCATTACTCAactattttctgtttgtataGTGTTTCAGCTTTTCTGTTATGATGCTCATGAATCACAGCTTGGATTGAGTTCTAATTGAGTCCTGTGAgtcttgtgcatgtgcatatgcaGTGAGGGAAACGTTTAGCTGTTCATGTGACTGCACATGTCCTCTAACACAATCATCCTAATCCAATAGGCAAAAGGACCTCATGTGAGCCATGGTCCCATGCTGTTTCCAATACAAATCTTCACGTCTTTTGGATCATTACTTGGGAGTGTCAAAACACTACAGCGCAGGTTATTTCTTCAGAACAAAATATCTCAAGTGACAGTAGTTCTGCTGTCCACATGTAGTCcgtatctgtttttatgttgtgcAGCATCCAGTTTAGTTCGGTTTCCCCAAATGTTACACTCTGAAACTTATCTGACATACTGTATCAAATAACcctgctgagctgagctgctgaaaaGACTTGTTGTTTCCTCTCTAATCCAATATCTCCCACTGTGTGTGCAACAGCTCAGGGAAATCACCGAGTGCAGAAAGACTTCACAGAATTCAGAAAGAAGACTGGTGAGGGTTGTGAAAACTTACATGCAAACAGCAACCATGACCACTTTCCCAGGCCCTTGTAGAAATGTTGTCCTCTTGCCTGATCGAGGCTTTGTGAaccaaagaaagagaaatttCAAAGGCGCATAGTATTTGGAATATGTAGTCTGCAATGTGCTCAagtcagcatttaaaaattGTGTTAAACTGATACAGTTAAGTTATACAATCCAGCAGTATATAGAATATACCATGACATACCAGAGATGTGAATAACAGTACAGTCATTGAAATAACATTCACACCCTACAGTACAGAGGGGGTGTTGCATGAATGACAACAAATAATGACATTGTCATATAGAAGCAGTGACCTCAGTAACAGAGACAAAGGTCACACAAGTACACCACTGGGTGTTATTAGGGCAGTTTGGACAGGGTGACAGGCATGTCCACATTACTTCCTCTCTCACAGAGGAAACATGATTTGGAAAATTGATTATATTGTTAAACAACTCACTCAAACAAACTCACCTTAGTGTTTCCCCAAAAGTCTTTGTATTCCTTCAACAATTGCTGATTCCGAAAAATAtctgaaggagagaaaacaagagataaaaataaaacaatgagtCAACAGTTCACAGACCAAAAATTGAATAACGGCTATATAAAGCTACAGCTATCATCCAGTTAGcatatcttagcataaagaacagaaatggggaaacagctggcctgctTCTGTTTGAAGGTAAGGGAATCTGCATACCGGCAATCAACAAGTTAGACCTTGTTTGTTAAATTCGtagaaaaaccaaagtgtaaaaaagctaagctaaccagctgcccACTGTAGCTTCCTATCTTATACCTTCTTAGACCTTCTCAGCAAACACTTTGccagaaactgaaaaaataattttcccccaaaatgttgaactttcaTCTTAAGACAAAATCTTAAGTATTATTACATGTTCACAAAGACGCGCAGTACATTCAGACAAGGAAAAATATTTACTTACTCTCTTGGTACTCTCTTTCCACCTCTTTCCTAAGATTTCTCTCTCGGGCAAGAGCTTCATGGCTTCCCCATACGTCTATTGCTCTAATAGTCACAGGGAAGAATAAACTGATCAACAAAAGTTGGAGAACATCAATCAATGAAAATTGGTGGTTTGAGCAGTAATTTGTCGAGGAACATAACATGATGTGCATCTCTTGAGGTGTAAAACAAAAGGACTAACTTGGCTTCAACATCTGACCGCAAAAAGACTGTGAAAGCCTCTGTGTCATCATGGGGGCTGCGTCTTCTGATCTTTCGAAGCTGTTCCAGATCGCTGTGAGTGcataaatgagaaaaagattTAGGAACGTCTGTGTCACACGATCTTAGGCTGTTTTATAATCAGCTAATTACAACAGCATGTTTACATATTAActcaaagaaatgtgtgttgtgGTCCGCCAGCATCTCAGCTAGTACTGGACATGGTTACACTGAACAGTTGAATAAACATTCAATATCATTAGTTTAGGTTTTCAGTGATGACATGTGGTTTAATGTTGCTGTATATATTGAATAAACATAACAAAGTGATTTCCCGGAACAGAAGTTACCTTGGTTTGAGGCAGAACTCATTCATGGCTCTGACTGCAGTGATAAAATTGTTCTGAGTGTACTTGGGTCCATATTCCCTTTTCTTCAGGACTGCTCGAACTACACATTACAACAGTGGGAAATTATTATACAAGGTTTTGATCTGTGTTCATTCTTCCCATTCTTTTGCAAGCCACCAAATCCCACCCACATTCTGAAGGTACTAAAATATTAGGTAAATGAAGAGTCTTATCTAAAGTCTGTTTCATGGGAAGCATGCACAGATGTTGTTCATTACCTTTTACTTGAATTGTCTCAGCTTTGGTCAGCCCCAAAGGTGTTGACCCTAAGAGAGataatatttaaatttaatcAGAGATGTAAACCAAAGTGAAATTCTTCTCAGAGACTGAATTCCCAGCAGTGCTGGTAAGTTGAGATGTTGAGGAAATAGTCCTCCACTACTTCCCAGTGCTTTTGTTGACAGGGTACATAGTAAGACAGCTGTTTTAGCAGGGTAAAATTAGTCAACaataatacagaaaacacagtgccAAACATAGTGCcaagaacacacagacatcaaacaCAATTTTGTCACCTGGTGAAGCTGGGGTGGCTTTCGCAGCAGCAGACAAAACCTTTTCTGCTGATGGAGCatcacctgctgctgatgttggaGGACCATCTTTACTGTTGCCAGAGGTAGAGTAGTACTGCACATTGCCCAGGCCTGGAGAAGCAACACGGCAGTCTGGAAGGCTGAACCACAAGCTATGCATGCCTCCACTCTGCCAACCTGCGCAACAGAATGTGTGACACTAGCTTACTTCTTCTGTTGTTCTGCACAGCAAACCAACACTACAATTCAATAGATGGCAGAGTAGTAAGAACCATAAAGCACAGCAGCCGTAGCTAACGCTTAATAACACTAGACTCCTCACCGTGGCATAGTTGGGGGAACCTCGGGGACCGCTGTGACAGAGGCGCCCTGTGCTGCAAGGAGACCCTGCAGAAGACATGCCATGGTCTGTGGGCCAGGCTGTTGAACATCCTCGCTATAGAGGGGCTCAGGACCGGAGTGCAGGAACTTGCTGTGCGTAGCCACAAAAAGCTCGGTCACTCTTATGTTGTCCGTTTGTCAATATAACCAAGTACCGATTAACGCCAGGACACAGTCTCTCAAGACGGTTACATCCAACAGGAACGTTATGATGGCAATTAACAAACTGAACACAGGTGACATTTGTGTCTAACTGAAATGGCTGTCATTGATAATCACTTGGCTAGTCAACTAATGCCTTTGCCGGCCGGCTAACGCTCAAACGCTGCTACAGTGTGCGGCTATGGAGTCATAAACTTGGCTAacctagctagctagctagctagcagtaAGCTAACATCGTTATCCGCCGTAAGTAACAAGTGCTGTATAGC is a genomic window containing:
- the slc30a9 gene encoding zinc transporter 9 — translated: MFNSLAHRPWHVFCRVSLQHRAPLSQRSPRFPQLCHGWQSGGMHSLWFSLPDCRVASPGLGNVQYYSTSGNSKDGPPTSAAGDAPSAEKVLSAAAKATPASPGSTPLGLTKAETIQVKVRAVLKKREYGPKYTQNNFITAVRAMNEFCLKPSDLEQLRKIRRRSPHDDTEAFTVFLRSDVEAKAIDVWGSHEALARERNLRKEVEREYQENIFRNQQLLKEYKDFWGNTKPRSGKRTTFLQGPGKVVMVAVCINGLNFFFKLLAWVYTGSASMFSEAIHSLADTCNQLLLAVGISQSVRNPDAGHPYGFSNMRYIASLISGVGIFMMGAGLSWYHGIMGLLHPEPIESLLWAYCILAGSLVSEGATLLVAINEIKKSARQNGLSFYEYVMQSRDPSTNVVLLEDAAAVLGVILASGCMGLTSLTGSPYYDSLGSLGVGTLLGTVSAFLIYTNTEALLGRSIQAERVQKLTEFLENDPAVRAIHDVKATDMGLSKVRFKAEVDFDGRVVTRSYLEKQDIDQILNDIQQVKTPEELENFMLKHGENIIDTLGAEVDRLEKELKQRNPEVRHVDLEIL